The following proteins come from a genomic window of Myroides odoratus DSM 2801:
- a CDS encoding ferredoxin--NADP reductase: MSRFNKLTVKEIRRETPNAVSIVFDIPAALQSDYKFVAGQYLNIRYEHNGKEIRRAYSICSTPESGEIRIVVKKVEQGVFSVYANDVLKEGDQLEVDTPEGRFTFTPDAGATNNYAAFAAGSGITPVMSILQTVLTEEPNSKFVLVYGNKTAEETIFHTQLHLLQEKYPEQLYVHFVYSRMRENDSLFGRIDKAAINFVVNNKHQDKTFASYFLCGPEAMIDVVSETLQSKGIAKDHILFEIFTPNTDGNNPVEVGGGSTKVTVIVDDEESTFEMPKSQALLNGVLEAGIDAPYSCQGGICSSCMCRVTKGSATMKRNSILTDEEVEEGLILSCQAIVTSDEIHINYDDI, translated from the coding sequence ATGTCAAGATTCAACAAATTAACGGTAAAAGAGATTCGTAGAGAAACTCCAAATGCGGTATCTATTGTATTTGATATTCCTGCAGCATTACAATCAGATTATAAGTTTGTTGCTGGGCAATATCTCAACATCAGATATGAACATAATGGCAAAGAAATAAGACGTGCTTATTCGATTTGTTCTACGCCAGAGAGCGGAGAAATTCGCATTGTAGTCAAAAAAGTAGAGCAAGGAGTATTTTCCGTATATGCCAATGATGTGTTGAAAGAAGGAGATCAGTTAGAAGTAGATACCCCTGAAGGGCGTTTCACGTTTACACCAGATGCTGGAGCAACAAATAACTATGCTGCTTTTGCTGCAGGTAGTGGTATTACACCTGTTATGTCAATCTTACAAACTGTTTTAACCGAAGAGCCTAACAGTAAATTTGTGTTAGTCTATGGTAATAAGACAGCGGAGGAGACTATTTTCCATACGCAATTACACCTACTACAAGAAAAATATCCAGAACAATTGTATGTGCATTTTGTTTATTCGAGAATGAGAGAAAACGACTCTCTTTTTGGACGTATTGACAAAGCTGCTATTAACTTTGTAGTTAATAATAAACATCAAGATAAAACCTTTGCGAGCTATTTCTTATGTGGACCTGAAGCGATGATTGATGTTGTAAGTGAAACCTTACAATCCAAAGGGATAGCAAAAGATCATATTTTATTTGAGATCTTCACGCCAAATACAGATGGAAACAATCCAGTGGAAGTAGGAGGAGGAAGTACAAAAGTAACGGTAATCGTTGATGATGAAGAATCTACTTTTGAAATGCCTAAAAGTCAAGCATTATTAAATGGAGTTTTAGAAGCAGGTATTGACGCTCCATATTCTTGTCAAGGAGGTATTTGTAGCTCTTGTATGTGTAGAGTTACCAAAGGTTCTGCAACGATGAAACGCAATAGTATTCTTACTGATGAAGAAGTTGAAGAAGGCTTAATTTTATCTTGTCAAGCGATTGTTACATCCGATGAAATTCATATTAATTACGATGATATTTAA
- a CDS encoding tetratricopeptide repeat protein, with translation MKHIYLTFGLVLFASLSAWAQSAGRALTVGNETYEHKQFTQAEAAYRIASSKSDKKETPTYNLGNSLIRQKQNKEAISAYNKAIKEATTKTAKHQAYHNLGNAYMAEKNYKAAEQAYKNALRNNPKDDETRYNYAVAKKLNEENPQDDQNKDNQDQDQNQDNQQNQDQNQDQNKDQNQDQNQDKNQDDNKQNDKGDDQKDDKKDQGDNKDDKDNKDNKDQNKDQKPNPQQQKQQQSKEQMERILDAVNRDEQAVQQRLIDKNKKGDKKGEAQGVSTQRKKDW, from the coding sequence ATGAAACATATATATTTGACCTTTGGATTGGTTCTTTTCGCTTCGCTGTCTGCTTGGGCACAATCAGCAGGTCGCGCCTTAACCGTAGGAAACGAAACCTATGAACACAAGCAATTCACTCAAGCTGAAGCGGCTTATCGTATTGCCTCATCCAAGAGCGACAAAAAGGAAACACCAACCTATAATTTAGGGAATAGTCTTATTCGCCAAAAGCAGAATAAAGAGGCGATTTCAGCCTATAACAAAGCGATTAAAGAAGCAACAACTAAAACAGCCAAGCATCAAGCTTATCACAACTTAGGTAATGCTTATATGGCTGAAAAGAACTATAAAGCAGCAGAGCAAGCCTATAAAAATGCCTTGCGCAATAATCCAAAGGATGATGAAACGCGTTATAACTATGCTGTTGCGAAAAAACTAAACGAAGAAAATCCTCAAGACGATCAGAATAAAGACAATCAAGATCAAGATCAGAACCAGGATAATCAACAAAATCAAGACCAAAACCAAGATCAGAACAAAGACCAAAATCAAGATCAGAACCAGGACAAAAATCAGGATGACAACAAGCAGAATGATAAAGGGGACGATCAAAAAGACGACAAGAAAGATCAAGGAGACAATAAAGACGATAAAGACAACAAGGATAATAAAGATCAAAATAAGGATCAAAAGCCGAATCCACAGCAGCAGAAACAGCAACAAAGCAAAGAGCAGATGGAGCGTATATTAGATGCCGTGAATCGCGATGAACAAGCGGTACAACAACGTTTGATTGACAAGAATAAAAAAGGAGATAAAAAAGGCGAAGCACAAGGGGTATCAACACAACGTAAAAAAGATTGGTAA
- a CDS encoding tetratricopeptide repeat protein, whose translation MKKLTFYLVFALLGVCSYAQTTDWQKSFDKVNETFQKEHFKEAIEGYLALANIHDNSPELYFNLANAYFKTGDYVNAAYYYEKTLKLNPSMQEAKTNLNFTKEHLEDDITIIQEYEKADIVHQSLGKLSIDGWAIVATLSSIALLLCFIIYFINHNSTIKRLLFVGMILSVVLGLGSLYAASFESNYKSNSTAALIFAAKTDLKEDAKTTSATLKELHKGTKVFLLEEKGLWMKVRLENQEIGWINKDVIREI comes from the coding sequence ATGAAAAAATTAACGTTCTATCTTGTTTTTGCCTTGTTGGGGGTATGTAGTTACGCCCAAACTACGGATTGGCAGAAGTCTTTTGACAAAGTGAATGAAACTTTTCAGAAGGAACATTTCAAAGAGGCTATTGAAGGCTATTTGGCTTTGGCAAACATCCATGACAATTCACCAGAATTGTATTTTAATTTGGCTAATGCTTATTTTAAAACCGGAGATTATGTCAATGCGGCTTACTACTATGAAAAGACCTTGAAATTGAATCCCTCTATGCAAGAGGCGAAAACCAATTTGAATTTTACCAAAGAGCATTTAGAAGATGATATTACCATCATTCAGGAATATGAAAAGGCTGATATTGTACATCAATCGCTGGGTAAATTATCCATTGATGGATGGGCTATTGTAGCTACACTGTCTAGTATTGCATTACTCTTGTGTTTTATTATCTATTTTATCAATCACAATAGTACAATCAAGCGTCTCCTATTTGTTGGTATGATTCTTAGTGTTGTTCTTGGTTTAGGAAGTCTATATGCAGCATCTTTTGAAAGCAATTATAAAAGTAATAGTACGGCTGCACTAATATTCGCTGCCAAAACAGACCTCAAAGAAGATGCAAAGACAACCTCAGCAACACTCAAAGAGTTGCACAAAGGAACTAAAGTATTCCTCCTAGAAGAAAAAGGATTATGGATGAAAGTCCGATTAGAAAATCAAGAAATTGGTTGGATTAACAAAGATGTTATTCGCGAAATTTAA
- a CDS encoding PadR family transcriptional regulator: MAKQQQLYKGSLNTIIMKLLAENGRMYGYEITQKVKEITAGEMSLTEGALYPALHKLEADGFLDVDMERVDGRVRKYYKLTESGVTETTNKMEELENFIRNMQNIVNLKLT; this comes from the coding sequence ATGGCAAAGCAGCAACAATTATATAAAGGAAGTTTGAATACCATTATTATGAAGCTATTGGCTGAAAATGGTCGAATGTATGGATATGAAATCACACAGAAGGTAAAAGAAATTACGGCTGGAGAAATGAGTTTAACAGAAGGTGCACTCTATCCAGCATTACATAAGCTAGAAGCAGATGGTTTTTTAGATGTAGATATGGAACGCGTAGATGGAAGAGTAAGAAAGTATTACAAATTGACTGAAAGTGGGGTAACGGAAACAACGAACAAAATGGAAGAATTAGAGAATTTTATTCGAAATATGCAAAATATAGTCAATCTAAAGTTGACCTAA
- a CDS encoding DUF5686 and carboxypeptidase regulatory-like domain-containing protein has translation MKQRFTLFLCFLSLVSFAQIKGTIVDQEGKPISYATVILEQTQQGAISNDKGVYEIKPKNQGDFTLVFQFLGYKTERKKVTYQGQPLTVDIVLQEEEFQLDDIVIKVGKNPADDIIRRAIANKAQNTKGMATFAADFYSKGMIKSLKIPKFAQDKVLINGDKAAGIDSLGQGILYLSETVSELKYQKPNQLKEHIVASKISGNNNGYSFNTADESFYDFYEDQLKVADFDAQLVSPIAKQAFAFYKYSLEATFKDNGVVINKIKVTPKVKNQPVFYGDIYIVDTSAALYGVDLTVTGVSLQQPFIDEITISQNFFFNQANQTWVKRSQTLDMMIGLFGFKGQGTFLSVFNNYNFTPNFTRADFGKEVLSFAKDANKKEDDFWVNHRLYPLTTEEVQDYHFKDSIREIKDSPQYRDSLRMAHNRFEFLSPLTGYNYKSKSERFTFNYNGLIELDKIGFNTVQGFYMGTNFGATFYGKDKKSYTRAGLNINYGFASERFRAYGSVSHRLNDVHKSLFYVKGGTKIEQFHKDNISEQFNSLFSLLFRKNFAKYYNNENAYVGYQGKFMDEALALTTEVGYEQRKPLFNNANGSFYTGSRAYTSNDPTNPLNDLSAPIELHHLYKFRLGATIRLGMKYVSYPEDRWYIPNTSYPKINVAYEKAFNGNLNGYNYDLVTAGIAQDISLGNKGAFSYNLKGGHFFNADDISYVDRKHFTGNQTHLNIENDRMSSFNLLPYYSLSTNKSYAEMHMEYNFKGFIMNRLPLLKWTGWNVVAGYHNAIVSDTKAYQEFTVGLSNIGFGSMKGFRVDYVRAYQGSNFFKDGFMFGFKKDF, from the coding sequence ATGAAACAACGATTCACCTTGTTTTTGTGCTTTTTATCACTAGTTTCTTTTGCACAAATAAAGGGAACGATAGTAGATCAAGAAGGAAAACCAATTAGTTATGCTACAGTAATTCTGGAACAAACCCAGCAAGGAGCGATAAGTAACGACAAAGGAGTGTATGAGATTAAACCCAAAAATCAGGGAGATTTTACACTTGTTTTTCAGTTTTTAGGCTATAAAACGGAGCGTAAAAAAGTAACGTATCAAGGACAGCCCTTGACTGTGGATATTGTCTTACAAGAAGAAGAATTTCAGCTGGATGATATTGTAATCAAAGTAGGTAAAAACCCTGCCGATGATATTATTCGCAGAGCTATTGCTAATAAGGCACAAAATACAAAAGGGATGGCTACTTTTGCCGCAGACTTTTATTCAAAAGGAATGATTAAGAGTTTGAAAATTCCCAAATTTGCACAAGATAAAGTGTTGATTAACGGAGATAAGGCCGCTGGAATAGATTCTCTCGGACAAGGGATTCTTTATTTATCGGAAACCGTATCGGAGTTAAAATACCAAAAACCCAACCAGTTAAAAGAGCATATTGTTGCTTCTAAAATTAGTGGAAACAATAATGGATATAGCTTTAATACAGCGGATGAATCGTTCTATGATTTCTATGAAGACCAATTGAAAGTCGCTGATTTTGATGCTCAATTAGTCTCTCCAATTGCGAAGCAAGCCTTTGCTTTTTATAAGTATAGTTTAGAAGCAACCTTTAAAGATAATGGGGTAGTAATCAATAAGATTAAAGTTACGCCTAAAGTAAAAAATCAACCCGTATTTTATGGTGACATCTATATTGTGGATACCTCTGCAGCCCTATATGGAGTTGACTTAACCGTAACAGGTGTTAGCTTGCAACAACCTTTTATAGATGAAATAACGATTAGTCAGAATTTTTTCTTTAATCAAGCCAACCAAACTTGGGTGAAGCGTTCTCAGACATTGGATATGATGATTGGATTGTTTGGATTCAAAGGGCAAGGAACGTTTTTGAGTGTATTCAATAACTATAATTTTACACCTAACTTTACGAGAGCTGATTTTGGTAAGGAAGTGCTTTCTTTTGCGAAAGATGCTAATAAAAAAGAGGATGATTTCTGGGTCAATCACCGTTTGTATCCATTAACGACAGAAGAAGTTCAAGATTATCATTTCAAAGATAGCATCCGCGAAATAAAAGACTCTCCTCAATATAGAGACAGTCTACGCATGGCTCACAATCGCTTTGAATTTTTATCTCCTTTAACGGGTTATAATTACAAAAGTAAAAGCGAGCGTTTCACTTTTAATTATAATGGTTTAATTGAGTTAGATAAAATTGGATTTAATACAGTTCAAGGATTCTATATGGGAACCAATTTTGGCGCAACTTTCTATGGGAAAGATAAAAAATCATATACACGTGCTGGATTGAATATAAATTATGGTTTTGCTTCTGAACGTTTTAGAGCATATGGAAGTGTAAGTCACCGATTGAATGATGTACATAAATCCTTGTTTTATGTAAAAGGTGGTACAAAAATAGAGCAGTTTCACAAGGATAACATCAGTGAACAATTCAATAGTTTGTTCTCGTTGTTGTTCAGAAAAAACTTTGCCAAGTATTACAACAATGAAAATGCTTATGTAGGATATCAAGGGAAATTTATGGATGAAGCGTTAGCTTTGACTACAGAAGTAGGGTATGAGCAACGAAAGCCGTTGTTTAATAACGCGAATGGTTCTTTCTATACTGGAAGTAGAGCGTATACCTCAAATGACCCTACAAACCCGTTAAATGATTTAAGCGCGCCAATTGAACTACATCATCTGTATAAGTTCCGCCTCGGGGCTACGATTCGATTGGGTATGAAGTATGTTTCTTATCCAGAGGATCGTTGGTATATTCCAAATACAAGTTATCCAAAAATTAATGTGGCATACGAAAAAGCATTCAATGGGAATCTTAATGGTTATAATTACGATTTGGTTACTGCAGGTATTGCGCAAGATATTTCATTGGGTAATAAAGGAGCGTTTTCGTATAACCTTAAAGGAGGACATTTCTTTAATGCAGATGATATTTCGTATGTGGATCGCAAACATTTTACAGGAAACCAAACCCATTTAAATATAGAGAATGATCGAATGAGTTCATTTAATCTATTGCCTTACTATAGTTTAAGTACCAATAAATCATATGCGGAAATGCACATGGAATACAATTTCAAAGGATTTATTATGAATCGCCTACCTCTGTTGAAATGGACAGGATGGAATGTTGTTGCAGGGTATCACAATGCTATCGTATCAGATACAAAAGCTTATCAAGAATTTACTGTGGGCTTATCGAATATTGGTTTTGGAAGCATGAAAGGTTTCCGTGTAGATTATGTACGTGCCTACCAAGGAAGCAATTTCTTTAAGGATGGTTTCATGTTTGGATTTAAGAAAGACTTTTAA
- a CDS encoding BatD family protein, with product MKTLHLYIVLVCVLFTQSLAAQATFEASVNKDQVPLNDVIQIEFTMNSDGDNFRSPNFEGFSVVGGPNSSVSYAWMNGKKSFKKSFSYLLQPKRKGKITIGKASIVMDGETYTTNPITITVTDAVERQDPRQQIHQMQQGSLDKVHLVAEVSKTKPFINEPVSIVYKLYFNTTVGGYRGNQIPTYDKFWTYNIEMPQRPELKQGKYKGEMYNYVVLKQDIIMAQEVGKQVIKPLSLTVQVEVPTGRRDFFGFPEYGLVEKEFSTQAITIDAQELPQKDRPANFSGGVGDFSFKVKPSTTELKAGEPLYLTVSVSGKGNLNLVTLPTPVAHSALEVYDPQYSEKLNPTAAGLQGNRTNKYTIIPQYKGEYNIDPMEFSYFDLASKQYKTITTDTLKIHVLDGPMLPTNKEVAGTDHADDQELFQKNKKTLTFIESKQPTYWNTSLFYFLLLAPLVIIPLFVIGTRLKEAKANDVEGNRLKRNNRLAKKYLGEAKKNMNNKALFYEALERCLHNFLKAKLNMETSEMSNDNITEILQEKSITPSAIDSFMNLKNACEWARYTPTDQVDIVKDYETAIDVIDQLEKQFKS from the coding sequence ATGAAAACATTACACCTGTATATTGTATTGGTTTGTGTCCTTTTCACACAATCTTTAGCTGCACAAGCAACTTTTGAGGCGAGTGTAAATAAGGATCAAGTGCCTTTAAATGACGTTATTCAGATTGAATTTACCATGAATAGTGATGGAGATAATTTTCGTTCTCCAAATTTTGAAGGATTTAGTGTTGTTGGTGGACCAAATAGCTCGGTTAGTTATGCTTGGATGAATGGAAAAAAATCGTTTAAAAAATCGTTCTCTTATCTTTTACAACCCAAGAGAAAAGGAAAGATAACCATTGGTAAAGCAAGCATTGTGATGGATGGGGAAACGTATACCACCAATCCCATCACCATTACAGTTACAGATGCTGTTGAACGACAAGATCCTCGTCAACAGATTCATCAAATGCAGCAAGGGTCTTTGGATAAAGTTCACCTAGTTGCTGAAGTTTCAAAGACTAAGCCTTTCATCAATGAGCCCGTTTCCATTGTATACAAATTGTATTTTAATACAACTGTTGGTGGTTACCGCGGCAATCAAATCCCTACATACGATAAATTCTGGACGTATAATATTGAAATGCCACAACGTCCTGAACTAAAACAAGGAAAATACAAAGGGGAAATGTACAATTACGTTGTCTTGAAGCAAGATATTATCATGGCTCAGGAAGTAGGTAAACAAGTTATTAAACCCCTCTCCTTAACCGTTCAAGTTGAAGTACCAACAGGGCGTCGAGATTTCTTTGGCTTTCCGGAATATGGTTTAGTAGAAAAAGAATTCAGTACACAAGCCATTACCATTGATGCCCAAGAGCTACCACAAAAAGACAGACCTGCAAACTTCTCTGGAGGGGTTGGTGATTTCTCCTTCAAGGTAAAACCTTCTACTACGGAGTTAAAAGCGGGTGAGCCTTTATATTTAACTGTTAGTGTTTCTGGAAAGGGAAACCTCAACCTAGTTACGCTTCCTACACCCGTTGCACATTCTGCATTAGAGGTATATGACCCTCAATATTCAGAAAAATTAAACCCTACAGCTGCTGGTTTACAAGGAAACAGAACCAATAAGTACACGATAATTCCACAATATAAAGGAGAGTACAACATTGATCCGATGGAATTTTCGTATTTCGATTTGGCGTCAAAACAATATAAAACGATTACAACGGATACCCTAAAGATTCATGTTTTAGATGGTCCAATGCTGCCAACAAACAAAGAAGTTGCTGGTACAGATCACGCAGATGATCAGGAACTTTTCCAAAAGAACAAAAAGACATTGACCTTTATTGAATCAAAGCAACCAACGTATTGGAATACATCTTTGTTCTATTTCTTATTGCTAGCTCCTCTTGTCATTATACCATTATTTGTGATTGGAACTCGATTGAAAGAGGCTAAAGCCAACGATGTTGAAGGAAATAGATTAAAAAGAAACAACCGATTAGCCAAGAAATACTTAGGCGAAGCGAAAAAGAACATGAATAACAAAGCGTTATTTTACGAAGCTTTAGAGCGTTGTCTACACAATTTCTTAAAGGCTAAATTGAATATGGAAACGAGCGAAATGAGCAATGATAATATCACTGAAATTTTGCAAGAGAAATCCATTACGCCATCCGCTATTGATTCTTTTATGAACCTTAAAAATGCTTGTGAGTGGGCGCGTTATACGCCAACGGATCAAGTAGATATAGTCAAAGATTACGAAACAGCCATTGATGTAATTGATCAATTGGAAAAACAATTTAAATCCTAA
- a CDS encoding CvpA family protein: protein MILDILVLLALAFGVFKGFKNGFFVSVVAFLSLLIGTMGALKFSNVVKDFLQHKWGWESSFLPVLSFVIAFVLAILAVRLAAQITTKIFEAAFLGFFNRMLGALFQILVVVLMMSLVYAVLDQINNSIRIIGPETLASSKSYSIYLFVSEHIFPSLFEMVKHLFEKSVDVLQTPTPESI from the coding sequence ATGATACTAGATATTTTGGTTTTATTAGCTTTGGCTTTTGGTGTATTTAAAGGGTTTAAAAATGGTTTTTTTGTATCCGTTGTGGCCTTCTTGTCCCTGTTGATTGGAACGATGGGAGCTTTAAAATTTTCCAATGTAGTCAAAGATTTTCTTCAACATAAATGGGGATGGGAATCAAGCTTTTTACCTGTATTGTCTTTTGTAATTGCATTTGTATTGGCCATATTAGCCGTGCGATTGGCAGCGCAAATCACAACGAAAATCTTTGAAGCGGCTTTTTTAGGTTTTTTTAATCGAATGTTGGGGGCTTTGTTCCAGATCTTAGTTGTTGTTCTGATGATGAGCCTAGTGTATGCAGTACTGGATCAAATAAACAACAGCATCCGTATCATCGGCCCAGAAACGTTGGCTTCATCAAAAAGTTATAGCATTTACCTGTTTGTATCAGAGCATATCTTTCCGAGTTTATTTGAAATGGTGAAGCACTTATTTGAAAAAAGCGTAGATGTTTTGCAAACACCTACGCCAGAATCTATTTAA
- a CDS encoding vWA domain-containing protein: protein MWELDDKKYFLLLLAIAVIALLVLWEILWKKKVQKTFATPKALQALAPNKSANKSIIKAGLYVAALICIIFALVNPKIGTRIVTVKRQGVDIVFTLDVSKSMLAQDMAPDRLAKMKQLTSQIINSLGPDRIGIVGYAGSAFPMLPITTDHYAAKMYLQSMNTDMVSSQGTALEDAIHVASNYFDNPRTSKVMILISDGEDHGEGVDSSIEIAKEKNIKIITIGVGTEKGGPIPIKTAKGIEYKRDWDNEIVITKLDPSTLKHIADATGGKYFYGSNTQEIVDLITNELNKIEKTDFESQQIAEFQSQFQWFLGLAFLLICIDLFILERKTSWMKKLNLFNEKE from the coding sequence ATGTGGGAATTAGATGACAAAAAATATTTTCTTTTATTACTTGCAATAGCAGTTATTGCTTTGCTCGTGCTATGGGAAATACTATGGAAAAAGAAAGTGCAAAAAACGTTTGCAACACCAAAGGCACTGCAAGCATTAGCTCCAAATAAATCTGCGAATAAATCCATTATCAAAGCGGGGTTATATGTAGCCGCCTTAATTTGTATCATATTTGCACTTGTCAATCCAAAAATTGGGACACGCATTGTTACGGTAAAAAGACAAGGGGTTGATATTGTTTTCACGCTTGATGTTTCCAAGAGTATGCTTGCACAAGATATGGCTCCTGATCGTTTGGCGAAGATGAAACAATTGACTTCACAAATTATCAATAGTCTCGGACCTGATCGTATTGGAATTGTAGGATACGCAGGCAGTGCATTTCCTATGTTGCCAATTACTACCGATCACTATGCAGCCAAGATGTATTTACAATCCATGAATACAGATATGGTTTCTTCTCAAGGAACAGCCTTAGAAGATGCCATTCACGTGGCAAGTAATTACTTTGACAACCCTAGAACAAGTAAGGTGATGATTCTTATTTCAGATGGGGAAGATCACGGAGAAGGTGTAGATTCATCAATCGAAATAGCAAAAGAAAAAAACATCAAGATTATTACCATTGGTGTAGGAACAGAAAAAGGAGGCCCTATTCCTATTAAAACGGCAAAGGGCATTGAATATAAAAGAGATTGGGACAATGAGATTGTTATCACTAAATTGGACCCATCCACGTTGAAACACATTGCGGATGCAACTGGAGGAAAATACTTTTATGGATCAAATACACAAGAAATTGTAGATCTAATTACAAATGAGCTCAACAAAATTGAAAAAACGGATTTTGAATCCCAACAAATAGCTGAATTTCAATCCCAATTTCAGTGGTTTTTAGGATTAGCTTTTTTACTCATTTGTATTGATTTATTCATTCTTGAACGCAAAACGAGTTGGATGAAGAAATTAAATCTCTTCAATGAAAAAGAATAA
- the pheS gene encoding phenylalanine--tRNA ligase subunit alpha, whose product MIDKIKEYIGEAEHFQTDNKEQLEAFRIKFLSKKGILNELFAYFKTVPNDQKKEFGQAINTLKSAIETKVKTIQEEIESKNVQGLYGDLTRPGYPTSIGSRHPISLVKNQIVDIFNSIGFTISEGPEIEDDWHNFSALNFPDYHPARDMQDSFFVQSNPQHLLRTHTSSVQARYMEDHKPPLRTISPGRVFRNEDISSRSHCIFHQVEGLYIDKDVSFADLKQTLLYFTKEMFGKSKIRLRPSYFPFTEPSAEVDIYWGLKTEVDYRITKGTGWLEIMGCGMVDPNVLTNCNIDANEYSGFAFGMGIERIAMLLYQISDIRMFYENDVRFLEQFKSNF is encoded by the coding sequence ATGATAGATAAGATAAAAGAATACATTGGGGAGGCAGAACATTTCCAAACCGATAACAAAGAACAATTAGAAGCTTTTAGAATTAAATTCCTTTCGAAAAAGGGGATTTTAAATGAATTATTTGCCTACTTTAAAACCGTTCCTAACGATCAGAAAAAGGAATTTGGTCAGGCGATTAATACACTAAAAAGCGCCATTGAAACTAAAGTAAAAACCATTCAAGAGGAAATAGAGTCTAAGAATGTACAAGGATTATATGGCGATTTAACACGTCCTGGTTATCCTACATCAATCGGATCAAGACACCCTATTTCACTTGTAAAAAATCAAATTGTTGATATTTTTAACAGTATTGGTTTTACTATTTCTGAAGGTCCAGAAATTGAAGACGATTGGCATAACTTCTCTGCCTTGAACTTTCCTGACTATCACCCAGCGCGTGATATGCAAGATTCATTCTTTGTGCAGTCGAATCCACAACATTTATTGCGCACGCATACTTCATCGGTACAAGCGCGCTATATGGAGGATCACAAACCGCCTTTGCGTACAATTTCTCCAGGACGTGTATTCCGAAATGAAGATATTTCGTCTCGTTCTCATTGTATCTTCCATCAAGTAGAAGGATTATACATTGATAAAGACGTGTCTTTTGCTGATTTAAAACAAACTTTACTATACTTTACCAAAGAAATGTTTGGTAAATCTAAGATTCGCTTACGTCCTTCGTATTTCCCTTTTACTGAGCCAAGTGCTGAAGTAGATATTTACTGGGGATTAAAAACGGAAGTGGATTACAGAATCACAAAAGGAACAGGTTGGTTAGAAATTATGGGATGTGGTATGGTTGATCCAAACGTATTGACCAATTGTAACATTGATGCAAATGAATACAGTGGATTTGCCTTTGGTATGGGAATCGAGCGTATTGCTATGTTATTGTACCAAATCAGCGATATTCGTATGTTCTACGAGAACGATGTTCGCTTCTTAGAGCAATTCAAATCAAACTTCTAA